TGCAAGGATCATGGGACCAACCTGGCAGAGACTGTGGGGACATCCCAACAAGGACCATGGAGCCATCTCGGCAAGGACTACGGGGCCATCCTGACAAGGACCATTGATTGGATAATCACAGCAAGGATTGTGGGACCACCTTGGCAAGGACCATGGGGCCACCCTGGTAAGGACCATGGAACTACCAAGGCAAGGACCATGGGGCCATCCCAACAAGGACCATGGGGCCACCAAGGCAAGAATCATTGGATCATCCCAGTAAGCTGGACGGGAGTCATGCTGGATGGGAATCACACTGGCAAGGATCATGGAGTCACCCTGGCAAGGATCATGGAGTCACCCTGGCAAGGATCATGGAGTCACCCTGGAAAGCATCATGTAGTCACCCTGGAAAGCACCCCAACACACTGCAGGTAGAGGACACCCCCAGCAAGAGGCTCCACTGGGCAATGAGTACCCCCTAATGAGCTCCTATCCtcgtccctgtccccacagctcagcccacaTGCCCAGCACCAGTGCTGGTGCCACCTACACTCATGGACCGAGAGGAAGTTGCCGATGCCGTGGCCGGTCCCGTGGCCGTAGTTGAGTCCAACGTCCCAGAGTGCCCGGCGTGCAAAGGACTCCACTGTTCTCCCTGGGGAACAAAGAGGTGGGTGGGATGAAGACCAACAAGCTGATGGGGcccccctgctctcctgcttccTGTGCCAGGgttcctgggcagggctgggctgcacaaTGCCAGGTTTGGCACCCACCTGCTGTGTTGGATGGGAAGACGAGGCGAGAGAGGTCGATGTTGCCCATCAGCACACGGGTGTAGGCTTCCTgcgggggcacgggggggtGAGCACGGTGGTGCCCGGACACCCACCCTGGCACATCCAGCCTTGGCTGCAACCGTGGTGCAGAGTGCCACAGGGAGtcctgggcagtgcaggggggTCCTGGGCAGCCAAGGGGGGTGCTGGCTGACACAGGAGAGGTTGGTACCTTCTGGAGTGGGGTGGGCTGACCCCAATGCACTGTCCGAGTGATGTCTGTTGTCCCGTCCCTGCAAAGGAGGGACGTGAACAGGGGCGATGCAGCCACAGCATTGGCTTTGGGGGCCCCTAGATGTGGGGCTGTGAGGGGGGGTCTCTGCTAAAAGCTGCTCACAGATATTGCCCTCCGGTGTCAAAGAGGTACATCTCGCCTGCAGACAGTGTCCGGCTGCTCCCGTTGGAGGGGCTGCAAGGGAAGGCGGtcagagccctctcccagctgcccaCTGCCCATCGCCCACCGCCCTCtgcccactgctgccctggccaTACCTGTAGTGGGCCAGCGCCGCGTTGAGCCCGCTGGCCGAGATGGACTGGAAGCTGGGCccgtggctgtgctgctgggccctggaaggcagcagggagggagggaggtgctggagatCCCCAGCTGCTCTTCACTGGGCAGGGGGTGCCGCGGGGGCAGCACTGACCTGCGGAGGGCATCGATGTGCTGAGCCCCTGAAAACTCATCCACCTGCCCCTGCGGGACCATCTTCTCCAGCCACAGCAGGTACTGGATGACGGCCACGGCGTCCCGGACCTGGGGGTGCCCCGGCGGCACCGGGGAGAGGGCATCAGCACCCGGCGTCCCGCAGCGTCCCCGCATTgtgcagggggctgtgggggcgGGGACAGCCCTTACGTGGGCGGCTcgcagcagctcctgctcctgggcGTTTTTCACAGCCTTGGCCGTCATGACAGGCGAGTagctctcctccagcagcttttcctgcgAGGGCCCCTGTCCCCTCAGGCCCCAGGGGCGGCCACAGCGCGGTGGCACGGGGCCGTCCCCAAGCCTGCGGGACCCGCGTGCCCCACGGCCAGGCTCAGTGCCGCGGTGTCGCTTCTGTACCCACCTGGGGGATGATGCCGTAGAGGCCGTAGGTGGTGTACTCGGTGCCCAGCCACACGGTGACGTTACCGCGGGTGTAGTTGCTCAGGTGGGCGCTCACCTGCCCGtattcctgcagctccacacaGAGCGGCCCtgggcagccagagctcagggacTCCCGCGCTGCCGCCGACAGCCGCGACCCCTCCACGaacaggctggggagggagcgGGATGGGGTGGGCACAGACGTGGGGCGGGCACAGACGTGGGGGGTCACCTGCTGCCCTTGGTCCCCCCGAGCCCAGCCATGCCAGCGGAGAGGAaagggctggggggctcagaagtgatgctgggctgggaatgggaggaGCCCTCCGTCAGGCTGTGCGGGAAGGGAGGGTGCGGTGCCCCAGGGTGGGCTGGGAGAGGCGGCATGGATTGGGAGAGATGTGGGGCTGGGGCCTGAGGCAGCGGGGGCTGAGAGGAGGATCAGATGAGGGCCAGCTCAGGAAGGGAAGGGTGGAAGGTAGTGGATGATGAGCCCCCTCCATGCCCCGTGCCCACAGGGAAATGCTGGCCACCTTATGTTAGTGTTGGTCAGGAGGGTGTAGGAGTAGAAGACGGGGTTGTAGGGGATGTCATCTCCACGGAGGTTGAAGAGCCCTGTCAGGAACGAGACCTCTGCACCTGTGACTGCCACtaccttcccagctccagggctcGGAGCCCAGGGCACCTGCCGTGGCATCCTCCACAGCGCCGCGGGTACTCACAGGCTGTCTCCTCCAGCCCCGACAGCAGCACGGCCGTCGGGCGTCGCACGTGCTGCTCCATCTGCTGCCGGATCCCGGCAACCTTctcctgccagctgctccctgggagtGGGGCAAGTGATTGACTCGGTGCAGGAACCGCCACGGACggccctgggctgggggtgctgcgAGTGAGCAGCTGTAGGGAGGCCAGAGTCGTACCTGTGaatgctgctgggaggctgTAGATCttgctggaggagggagagggtcTCTGGTCACCCCACACCTGATCCACGAGGTTGGTCTCGAGGGGGAGCAGGGTCCGGCCGGAGCCGTACAGGGCCTGGCTGTAGCTGTTCCAggtggctgggagggggggggaagaagcaGCCCACACGTGGGGGAACCTGGTAAATCCACACCCTGGGGCTgccctcccatgggcagggtgACCCCCAGTGTCAGCCAGCCCTACCgacagagaagaggaaggggTCCAAGCTGATGTTCCCCCCTACAGGAACCGCCTCCATGATCCACATGGCAATGGACTCGAtccaggctgcaggagagagCTGGGTGGCACTGCGAGAACACACCGTGTCCCAGCCCATGCTGAGCCCAGAGGAGGctgtggcaggggctgggggggatccTGGGAGCGGGGAGACTCAGCAgccccccatcctgccccccaCTGACTCgtcctctgcagctcccagttGCAGTCCAGCTCCCGCTCTGCCTGGGTCCAGTAGCGGCTGTCGGTCCACAGGGCAGCCTTGTCCTGTGTCACCACGCTGGTGCCTGCGACAGGAGCGGGGGCTCAGGAAtcacctctccttccctctctgcagctggcagggacCCCTGGGGGCCCTCAGAGAGTGGGACCATGCCCTGCCCGTGGATCCCCAGGGATGAGGACTAGCAGGAAGGCAGGTGCCAGCCTCCCAAGCAGGGAACCCAGGGTTGCGGGGTGCCCTCACCTGCGGAGCCGGCAAAGCCTGTGAGCCAGCCCAGCCGGGCATCCCGCTTGGAGATGTACTCGCTCTggagtggggatggagctgtgagAGGTGGCTGTGGATGCCAGCAGGATCCCcgggggcactgggagctccTGCATTACCATGTGGGCATCCGTGGA
This Chiroxiphia lanceolata isolate bChiLan1 chromosome 14, bChiLan1.pri, whole genome shotgun sequence DNA region includes the following protein-coding sequences:
- the XPNPEP2 gene encoding xaa-Pro aminopeptidase 2, which gives rise to MCALHWITAWALLLHGCAAERVPQAPSTRNDIRDCSTDPPYLPPTATNTTARLAALRDTMRAHGVHAYIVPSTDAHMSEYISKRDARLGWLTGFAGSAGTSVVTQDKAALWTDSRYWTQAERELDCNWELQRTTWIESIAMWIMEAVPVGGNISLDPFLFSVATWNSYSQALYGSGRTLLPLETNLVDQVWGDQRPSPSSSKIYSLPAAFTGSSWQEKVAGIRQQMEQHVRRPTAVLLSGLEETAWLFNLRGDDIPYNPVFYSYTLLTNTNISLFVEGSRLSAAARESLSSGCPGPLCVELQEYGQVSAHLSNYTRGNVTVWLGTEYTTYGLYGIIPQEKLLEESYSPVMTAKAVKNAQEQELLRAAHVRDAVAVIQYLLWLEKMVPQGQVDEFSGAQHIDALRRAQQHSHGPSFQSISASGLNAALAHYSPSNGSSRTLSAGEMYLFDTGGQYLDGTTDITRTVHWGQPTPLQKEAYTRVLMGNIDLSRLVFPSNTAGRTVESFARRALWDVGLNYGHGTGHGIGNFLSVHEWPVGFQSNNVPLAAGMFTSIEPGYYRDGEFGIRIEDIALVVEAQTKYQSEEKPFLTFEVVSLVPYDRNLIDLSLLSTEQIQYLNSYYKKIRERVGPELQRQQLQEAYEWLQESTEPFPVGSAVTTTATTAMLALTSLLSVLLSGLQA